One genomic region from Argentina anserina chromosome 2, drPotAnse1.1, whole genome shotgun sequence encodes:
- the LOC126782343 gene encoding receptor-like protein kinase 7, with translation MPFLRLRQLHPVLLFLLLIFLCLLSPSTSNELDQLLKLKASLETSNPTLFSSWKQELPTCNFTGIVCNSNGLVSEINLYHQNLSGSLPFDTICLLPELEKLSFGSNFLHGSITEDLKKCTNLHELDLAKNSFTGEVPDLGSLSQLRLLSLNGSGVSGLFPWKSLENLTELAFLSLGDNRFDESPITMELSKLDKLYWLYLSNCSITGEIPEGIGNLTLLENLELSDNKLVGTIPQGITNLNKLWQLELYGNSLTGKIPVGFGNLTSLRNFDVSSNKLEGDLSELKSLTGLVSLQLFENQLVGEIPEDFGELKNLVELSLYTNKLTGSLPQKLGSWSGMEYIDVSENYLTGPIPPGMCKNERMIDFLLLQNNFTGGIPESYANCKSLVRLRVNNNSLSGNVPAGIWSLPNVTIIDLSMNQFEGSLASDVGKANSLALLLLANNRFSGELPAALSEATSLVTIQLNVNQFEGHIPETIGNLKNLGNLHLEQNKLSGVIPDSIGSCVRLSEINLAHNILSGQIPPSLGSLPNLNSLNLSGNQLSSEVPATLSSLKLSLLDLTNNQLTGRVPESLSIAAFNESFVGNPGLCSQTMKNLRPCSSSSGSPSHPRIFLSSFIAGVLVLLILLGVFLLWKLRRSDLDQPLKSNSWTMKQYHVLSFTENEILDSIKAENLIGKGGSGNVYKVQLRDGKALAVKHIWTSADSANQKTYRSTTSILKKSKSSSSEYDAEVATLSSLRHVNVVKLYCSISSEDSNLLVYEYFPNGSLWDQLHLNKKVKMGWEVRYEIAVGAAKGLEYLHHGNHRPVIHRDVKSSNILLDGDWKPRIADFGLAKIVQTGGEMTHVIAGTHGYIAPEYAYTYKVNEKSDVYSFGVVLMELVTGKRPVEPEFGENKDIVSWVCSKMTCKDTEVELVDSSIEEALQEDALNVLSIAIRCTARVPVLRPSMRMVVQMLEEAQPCQLTSISITKEGENNPKLEQNFHSKMTRLLTLRLSPISISCPSLLPLISSPSSLSFSTKLTTSGKSNLILRGCKMETKLRDSMESEKDLLPEFNRSLYPSIEPYSSGSLKVSDLHSIYWEQSGNPAGNPVIFLHGGPGGGTSPNNRRFFDPEFYRIILFDQRGAGKSTPHACLEENTTWDLIGDIEKLREHLQIPEWQVFGGSWGSTLALAYSQSHPDKVTGMVLRGIFLLRKKEIDWFYEGGAAAIYPDAWEQFRDLIPENERGSFVDAYRKRLNSDDKEVQYAAARAWTMWEMMTAHLLPNNENIKKGEDDSFALAFARIENHYFVNRGFFPSDAFLLDNIEKIRHIKTTIVQGRYDVCCPMVSAWDLHKAWPEADLKVIQDAGHSANEPGIAAELVAANEKLKHIKLGA, from the exons ATGCCGTTCCTCAGGCTACGTCAGCTCCATCCggttcttctttttcttcttcttatcttCCTCTGTCTACTCTCTCCCTCCACGTCAAACGAGCTCGACCAACTTTTGAAGCTCAAAGCCTCACTTGAAACTTCAAACCCGACTCTGTTCAGTTCTTGGAAGCAAGAACTTCCCACATGCAACTTCACTGGGATTGTCTGCAACTCAAATGGTCTGGTCTCTGAAATCAATCTCTATCACCAGAACCTCTCTGGCTCTCTTCCTTTCGACACAATATGTTTGCTTCCTGAACTAGAAAAGCTTTCTTTCGGTTCAAATTTCCTACACGGAAGCATAACAGAGGATTTGAAGAAATGTACTAATTTGCATGAACTTGATTTGGCCAAGAATTCTTTCACAGGAGAAGTTCCTGACTTGGGGTCTTTGAGTCAGCTGAGGCTGTTGAGTTTAAACGGAAGTGGGGTTTCTGGGCTTTTTCCATGGAAGTCACTGGAGAATCTGACGGAGTTGGCTTTTCTGAGCCTTGGTGATAACAGATTCGATGAGAGTCCGATTACAATGGAGTTGTCAAAGCTTGACAAGCTTTACTGGCTTTACCTTTCAAACTGTAGCATCACAGGTGAAATCCCAGAGGGTATTGGAAACCTGACTCTGCTTGAGAATCTGGAGCTTTCTGATAACAAATTGGTTGGCACAATTCCTCAGGGTATTACAAATCTCAACAAGCTCTGGCAACTTGAGCTTTATGGTAATTCTCTGACTGGGAAAATCCCAGTTGGGTTTGGCAACCTCACAAGCCTCAGGAACTTTGATGTTTCGAGTAACAAGCTTGAGGGCGATCTCTCTGAGCTCAAGTCTTTGACAGGGCTTGTGTCTCTGCAACTGTTCGAGAATCAATTAGTTGGCGAAATTCCGGAGGATTTTGGAGAGTTGAAGAACCTTGTTGAGCTCTCGCTTTACACAAACAAGCTCACTGGCTCTCTTCCTCAGAAGCTTGGTTCTTGGTCTGGCATGGAGTACATTGATGTTTCAGAGAACTATTTGACTGGTCCTATACCCCCTGGGATGTGCAAGAATGAGAGAATGATTGATTTTCTTCTGCTGCAGAACAATTTTACAGGTGGGATTCCTGAATCCTATGCAAATTGCAAGTCTTTGGTTCGGTTACGTGTGAATAACAATTCTCTTTCTGGTAATGTCCCTGCTGGAATATGGAGCTTGCCAAATGTTACTATTATTGATCTCTCTATGAATCAGTTTGAAGGTTCTCTGGCTTCAGATGTTGGTAAGGCAAATTCTCTAGCATTATTACTATTAGCTAATAATCGATTTTCGGGTGAATTGCCTGCTGCTTTGTCTGAAGCTACTTCATTAGTTACAATTCAGTTGAACGTGAACCAATTTGAGGGTCATATCCCTGAAACAATTGGGAACTTGAAGAATCTAGGCAATCTTCATTTAGAGCAAAATAAGTTGTCTGGTGTCATACCAGACTCAATAGGCTCATGTGTTAGGCTTTCTGAAATCAACCTTGCCCATAACATTCTTTCTGGCCAAATTCCACCAAGTCTTGGATCATTGCCTAATTTGAACTCCTTGAACTTGTCTGGGAACCAGCTTTCTAGTGAAGTTCCTGCTACTTTGTCATCCCTCAAACTCAGCCTTCTTGATCTTACAAACAACCAGTTGACTGGCCGCGTGCCCGAGTCACTATCAATTGCAGCTTTTAATGAAAGCTTTGTTGGAAATCCTGGTTTGTGCAGTCAGACCATGAAAAATTTGCGGCCTTGTTCTTCAAGTTCGGGCTCTCCTAGCCACCCACGGATATTTTTGTCTTCTTTTATTGCTGGAGTACTAGTTCTGCTTATTTTGCTTGGTGTGTTCTTGCTTTGGAAGCTAAGGCGGAGCGATCTTGATCAACCATTGAAGAGTAATTCATGGACTATGAAGCAGTACCATGTGCTTAGCTTCACAGAGAATGAGATCCTAGACTCAATCAAAGCTGAAAATTTGATTGGTAAAGGAGGGTCAGGAAATGTGTACAAAGTACAGCTGAGGGATGGGAAAGCACTGGCAGTGAAGCACATTTGGACATCAGCAGACTCCGCAAACCAGAAAACATATCGAAGCACTACATCTATTTTGAAGAAATCCAAATCCAGCTCGTCGGAATATGATGCCGAGGTGGCCACACTGAGCTCATTGAGGCATGTGAATGTGGTGAAGCTATACTGCAGCATAAGTAGTGAGGACAGCAATCTGTTGGTTTACGAGTACTTTCCGAATGGGAGCTTATGGGATCAGCTGCATTTAAATAAGAAGGTCAAGATGGGGTGGGAGGTGAGGTATGAGATTGCTGTGGGGGCTGCAAAAGGATTGGAGTATCTTCATCATGGTAATCACAGACCTGTAATACACAGAGATGTGAAGTCTAGTAATATTCTGCTAGATGGAGATTGGAAGCCTAGAATTGCTGATTTTGGGCTTGCAAAGATTGTGCAGACTGGTGGTGAAATGACTCATGTCATTGCTGGCACACATGGCTACATAGCTCCTG AGTATGCATATACCTACAAGGTAAATGAGAAGAGTGATGTGTATAGCTTCGGGGTGGTCTTGATGGAGTTGGTGACAGGAAAGAGACCAGTGGAGCCTGAATTTGGAGAAAACAAGGACATAGTGAGCTGGGTTTGCAGCAAAATGacttgtaaagatactgaggtTGAATTGGTGGACTCGAGCATCGAAGAGGCACTACAAGAAGATGCCCTCAATGTTTTGAGCATTGCAATTCGCTGCACCGCAAGGGTTCCGGTTCTTAGACCCTCGATGAGAATGGTGGTTCAAATGCTGGAAGAGGCACAACCTTGTCAGCTCACCAGCATAAGCATCACCAAGGAAGGTGAAAATAACCCAAAATTGGAGCAGAATTTCCACT CAAAAATGACAAGGTTACTGACCTTGAGACTTTCCCCGATTTCCATTTCTTGCCCTTCTCTCCTTCCCTTAATCTCATCTCCTTCCTCCCTCTCCTTCTCCACCAAGCTCACTACCtcag GCAAGAGTAATCTGATTCTACGTGGCTGCAAGATGGAGACGAAGCTTCGAGATTCGATGGAATCGGAGAAGGACTTGTTGCCGGAGTTCAACCGGAGCCTGTATCCGAGCATAGAGCCTTACAGCTCCGGCTCGCTCAAGGTCTCCGATCTTCACTCTATCTACTGGGAGCAGTCTGGAAACCCCGCCGGCAAT CCTGTTATATTTCTCCATGGGGGTCCGGGAGGTGGAACTTCCCCAAATAATCGAAGATTCTTTGATCCTGAGTTCTACAGAATCATCCTATTTGATCAG CGAGGTGCAGGGAAAAGTACTCCACATGCTTGCTTGGAAGAAAATACCACATGGGATCTAATTGGTGACATTGAAAAGCTCAGAGAACACTTGCAAATTCCAGAATGGCAG GTTTTTGGTGGGTCTTGGGGGAGTACACTTGCCCTGGCATATAGTCAATCACACCCTGATAAG GTTACTGGCATGGTCCTGAGAGGGATTTTTCttttaagaaagaaagagattgATTGGTTTTATGAGGGTGGTGCTGCTGCCATATACCCTGATG CCTGGGAGCAATTTCGTGACCTCATTCCAGAAAATGAGCGAGGAAGTTTTGTTGATGCTTATAGGAAGAGATTAAACTCCGATGATAAGGAAGTACAA TATGCAGCTGCTAGAGCGTGGACCATGTGGGAAATGATGACTGCCCATCTCCTTCCTAATAATGAAAACATCAAGAAGGGGGAAGATGATAGTTTTGCTTTG GCATTTGCAAGGATTGAAAATCATTACTTTGTGAACAGAGGATTCTTTCCTTCAGATGCCTTCCTCTTAGATaacattgaaaagataaggCATATAAAAACTACAATCGTACAG GGACGATATGATGTTTGCTGTCCAATGGTGTCGGCATGGGATCTTCATAAAGCATGGCCAGAAGCTGATCTCAAG GTAATTCAAGATGCAGGGCATTCTGCTAATGAACCGGGAATAGCTGCAGAGCTTGTGGCTGCAAATGAGAAGCTGAAACACATAAAACTTGGAGCATAG
- the LOC126782346 gene encoding uncharacterized protein LOC126782346, which produces MRVGCDQKHEEELDSEAIYNNFVLRVMATRSPNVKLRKALNRKSPSLKCPLTAPAKSSKPIVSRLALISSISHKIVDAKDKARPFHTKITATTPNVKAKQPSFVAKALTTPRNRKPISNPDTFRSVRNPKPKDVVVPKNRVVAKALVFHSPKKVVKTKIPLECGNNVGKLCAAMKKLDITSGKKLVLGYSKPLPLHTPKKQFRGREVKSRVFDSLHSTIDKGREAKSLKRNKMEKDFRQCCDKVPNEAVDNDSSDMEVDEKLRNGSLEGFSKSITNSDKIIGDKDSLEAGKTSESSLDENQIEVVSETSKENDSLQETDDGNGHEDKPNLSYGMKKTLECIKEDDKENASASDNTDDKENRITSENNREQKVDGLSKRKNLGNHSASKNSQKVIEVAEKMAKENSTSAPTSAQGVKYSRPKPTNPKPFRFRTDERGMLKEANSEKKVHAPLKEITLDTLPEKSRNNHQNVIQGKVGGTRLKTSKGDLEQRKLFEMTPPKRSNVLTAEKPQKERTKSPVVQPSFGRPRGVDSCKKSVVSSQTPCQLSTIKESVSTNIRPRKAAKPCAVSSATKAHAPSRSSATKAHAPSRSSSRGRRPATIPKEPHFHTIHVPKSCTRLQKEKDITNAQQN; this is translated from the exons ATGCGCGTCG GCTGCGATCAGAAGCATGAAGAAGAACTAGACTCAGAAGCGATATACAATAACTTTGTTCTTCGG GTTATGGCAACAAGAAGTCCGAATGTTAAACTTCGAAAAGCACTGAACAGAAAGTCGCCAAG TTTGAAATGCCCACTTACAGCTCCTGCAAAGTCTTCAAAGCCTATAGTTTCAAGGTTGGCCCTGATCTCTTCAATCTCTCATAAGATAGTTGACGCGAAAGATAAGGCCAGACCTTTCCATACTAAGATCACTGCAACAACCCCAAATGTTAAGGCAAAGCAACCATCATTTGTAGCCAAAGCTCTAACTACTCCTAGGAACAGAAAACCCATCTCAAATCCAGATACATTTCGAAGTGTTAGGAACCCCAAACCCAAAGATGTTGTGGTCCCAAAAAATAGGGTGGTGGCAAAAGCTTTGGTCTTTCACTCTCCAAAGAAGGTCGTGAAAACCAAGATTCCATTAGAATGTGGTAATAATGTGGGAAAACTATGTGCAGCCATGAAGAAACTGGATATCACAAGTGGAAAGAAACTTGTATTAGGGTATTCCAAGCCATTACCTTTACATACTCCAAAAAAACAGTTTAGAGGGCGAGAGGTCAAAAGCAGGGTTTTTGATTCATTGCACTCTACCATAGATAAGGGGCGGGAAGCAAAGTCATTGAAGAGAAACAAGATGGAAAAGGACTTCAGGCAGTGTTGTGATAAGGTGCCTAATGAAGCGGTTGATAATGATTCCAGTGATATGGAGGTTGACGAAAAATTAAGGAATGGTTCCTTGGAAGGGTTCTCAAAATCAATTACTAATAGTGATAAAATAATTGGAGATAAGGACAGTTTGgaagctggaaaaacctcagAATCTTCTTTAGATGAGAATCAAATTGAAGTGGTATCAGAGACTTCAAAAGAGAATGACTCCCTGCAAGAGACCGACGATGGAAATGGTCATGAAGATAAACCGAATTTAAGTTATGGGATGAAGAAGACCCTTGAATGCATAAAAGAAGACGATAAAGAAAATGCGTCAGCCTCAGACAATACAGATGATAAAGAAAACCGTATAACCTCTGAAAATAACAG AGAACAGAAAGTTGATGGTCTCTCGAAGAGGAAAAACCTTGGTAACCATAGTGCTTCCAAAAACTCGCAAAAG GTCATTGAAGTTGCTGAAAAGATGGCCAAAGAGAACTCCACATCAGCTCCCACTAGTGCTCAAGGGGTGAAGTATAGTAGACCAAAACCCACAAATCCGAAGCCTTTTAGGTTCAGAACTGAT GAAAGAGGAATGCTTAAGGAAGCAAACTCGGAGAAAAAGGTCCATGCACCTCTGAAAGAAATTACATTAGACACTCTGCCAGAAAAGTCTAGAAATAATCATCAGAATGTGATACAG GGAAAGGTTGGAGGTACTCGCTTGAAGACTTCAAAAGGAGACTTAGAACAACGCAAGCTATTTGAAATGACTCCGCCAAAAAGAAGTAATGTTTTGACGGCAGAAAAACCACAGAAGGAAAGAACTAAGTCACCTGTGGTACAGCCAAGTTTTGGAAGACCAAGAGG GGTTGATTCATGTAAGAAGTCTGTAGTTTCCTCCCAGACACCTTGCCAACTCAGTACAATAAAAGAAAGTGTATCGACAAATATAAGACCCAGGAAAGCAGCAAAACCATGCGCTGTTTCTTCAGCAACCAAAGCTCACGCTCCTTCTCGTTCTTCAGCAACCAAAGCTCACGCTCCTTCTCGGTCATCATCACGGGGAAGAAGGCCTGCAACCATTCCAAAGGAGCCGCACTTCCACACTATCCACGTACCGAAGAGCTGTACAAGGCTGCAGAAGGAAAAGGACATAACTAATGCCCAACAAAACTAA
- the LOC126785483 gene encoding disease resistance protein RPV1-like, with protein MSIQRSTSTSFPALTRWEYDVFISFRGEDTRKGFTDNLYTALDDQGIKTFRDDPELEKGEAIAPALSAAIEKSRFAVIVLSPNYATSTWCLDELVQILECMKANPVDASSSGRVLPIFYNVNPSDVRKQTGSFKEAFCNLEKRFGIDGKEKVRRWRFALTEVANLSGRTLEECRYERELIRYIVEDILKKLQFAAFSIAENLVAMESRLQPVFLHLGLGADDVRFIGIWGMGGIGKTTMVTEVYVRISREFECSYLLTNVRDHSVEKDGLLNLQKQLLSGMISREKADNILNSQDGAAAIKRRLARKRVLLILDNVKQLKDLEYLAGSPNWFGSGSRVLITTRDEHLLIQHEVERRLKVEELDEGDSLKLFSKKAFKEDCPAEGFLDLSEYVVSYANGLPLALEVLGSFLYGRDLSEWNSALSQLGEVCASEIFEVLKISYNDLNSHWRKIFLDIACFFDGHEKDKVTEVLNSCDVAATIGIKVLMERSLVTLSYGRLCMHDLLREMGREIVRLESPDVLGKRSRLWLFEDVRHILTTNTGTEEVEGIFVHSTEPEGKVDVIPNSFSLMRKLRYLKIENANLPNGLEYLPNSIRILCWTRYPLQSLPADFRPRQLFELTLCHSFLKHVQIGTEIFCKLKSINLSHSLNLVNTPNLKDMPYLEILCLQGCIRLCELDQGIEVLERLTVLNLKDCKNLVHFASSVRGLKSLEVLDISGCSKLKKLPNDMDHLESLKELCVNGSGIREVPSSIGMLERLQLLRMEDCKDLVSLPISVRGLKSLKVVNISGCLKLDKLPEDLGHMECLVKVDASETSIRELPCSIGMLKGLFSMSLRDCKQLSCLPTSIGGLKSLKYLNLSGCLKLDRLPDELGHISSLEKLYMGRIGIREVPPSISLLKNLRVFSLAGYKAASFESWNMMLNPLQLLRKQSHIQAGLSLSCLFGLHSLIKLDLSDCNLYDEAMPSDFGCLASLKRLDLRNNQIVRLPESIGQLSRLEWLYLDGCSKLQIVPELSSDAWVNASNCTSLDIMANRTGRRSLLPRGRYINSLNKGENESCESVALTLLARHFASKASYQTSRQLFTGPGNEIPEWYNHRGEGSSITIDLPLGWFTNSFMGFAMCVVFDSLNPPRYLDWWAIDWSMTAIGKSSSVYGQSQFPLFEKKWGQPVGDHIWFHYVSHDHFKGDFQDIKYELKFSFEHNWETVRRKKCGVRVVYEEDAEKIRQTYLKQGMGNNTKRGLQPLCDDVASSSTAGLQHRLIQKELNCATLMVRNQWKP; from the exons ATGAGCATACAAAGAAGTACCTCAACATCTTTCCCCGCTTTAACTCGGTGGGAATATGATGTTTTTATTAGCTTTCGAGGCGAGGATACTCGCAAGGGTTTTACAGACAATTTATACACTGCATTAGACGATCAAGGAATCAAAACGTTCAGGGATGATCCTGAACTTGAAAAAGGTGAAGCTATTGCTCCAGCACTTTCTGCTGCAATTGAGAAATCAAGATTTGCTGTCATTGTCCTCTCCCCAAATTATGCAACGTCGACGTGGTGCTTGGATGAACTCGTACAAATTCTTGAATGCATGAAAGCAAATCCTGTTGATGCGTCGTCAAGTGGTAG GGTGCTGCCAATTTTCTATAACGTTAATCCCTCTGATGTACGAAAGCAAACAGGGAGTTTTAAAGAAGCCTTCTGTAATCTTGAAAAAAGGTTTGGGATCGATGGCAAGGAGAAGGTGCGAAGATGGAGATTTGCCTTAACTGAAGTGGCAAATTTGTCTGGGCGGACTCTTGAAGAATGCCG GTATGAAAGAGAGCTCATTAGATACATTGTTGAAGACATATTGAAAAAACTTCAATTTGCAGCATTCAGTATTGCAGAAAATCTAGTTGCAATGGAGTCGAGATTGCAGCCAGTCTTTTTGCATTTGGGTTTAGGGGCGGATGACGTCCGCTTCATTGGGATATGGGGAATGGGGGGGATTGGTAAGACAACGatggtaacagaggtgtatgTGAGGATCTCTCGTGAATTTGAATGTAGTTACCTTCTGACCAATGTTAGAGATCACTCTGTTGAAAAGGATGGTCTACTTAATCTGCAAAAGCAACTTCTCTCTGGGATGATAAGCAGAGAAAAGGCTGATAACATATTAAACTCTCAAGATGGAGCTGCCGCAATAAAGAGGCGGTTAGCTCGTAAAAGAGTTCTTCTCATTCTTGATAATGTAAAACAGTTGAAAGATTTAGAATATTTGGCTGGAAGCCCAAACTGGTTTGGTTCGGGGAGTAGAGTACTTATCACGACTAGAGATGAGCATTTGTTGATTCAACATGAAGTTGAAAGACGATTGAAGGTTGAAGAATTAGATGAGGGTGATTCTCTTAAGCTTTTTAGCAAGAAAGCATTCAAGGAAGATTGCCCCGCAGAAGGTTTTCTCGATTTGTCTGAATATGTTGTAAGTTATGCAAATGGTCTTCCTTTAGCTCTTGAAGTACTGGGTTCTTTCTTGTATGGAAGAGATCTTAGTGAATGGAACAGTGCACTGAGCCAGTTGGGAGAAGTTTGTGCCTCGGAAATATTTGAAGTACTTAAAATAAGTTACAATGATCTAAATTCTCATTGGAGGAAGATATTCCTAGACATTGCATGTTTCTTTGATGGACATGAGAAAGATAAAGTAACCGAAGTGTTAAATAGTTGCGATGTTGCTGCTACTATAGGAATAAAAGTTCTCATGGAGAGATCTCTAGTGACTCTTTCATATGGAAGactatgcatgcatgatttgCTTAGAGAAATGGGTCGGGAAATTGTCCGCCTGGAATCTCCTGATGTGTTGGGCAAACGTAGTAGGTTGTGGCTTTTTGAAGATGTCAGACATATCTTGACCACAAATACT GGTACTGAGGAAGTAGAAGGCATATTTGTGCACTCAACTGAGCCCGAAGGGAAGGTGGACGTGATTCCgaattcattttcattgatGCGCAAATTGAGATACCTAAAGATTGAGAATGCGAACCTACCCAATGGGCTCGAATATCTTCCCAATAGTATACGGATTCTTTGTTGGACAAGGTATCCGTTACAATCTTTGCCAGCAGATTTCAGACCTCGGCAACTATTTGAACTTACCTTGTGTCATAGTTTCCTAAAACATGTTCAAATAGGCACTGAG ATTTTTTGCAAGTTGAAAAGCATCAATCTGAGTCACTCTCTGAATCTAGTCAACACCCCAAACTTAAAAGATATGCCATATCTAGAGATTCTGTGTCTCCAAGGTTGTATAAGATTGTGTGAGCTTGACCAAGGAATTGAAGTGCTCGAGAGACTTACAGTGCTAAACTTGAAAGATTGCAAGAATCTTGTGCATTTTGCAAGTAGTGTACGTGGGTTAAAATCTCTTGAAGTTCTTGATATTTCTGGTTGCTCGAAGCTTAAAAAACTACCTAATGACATGGATCACCTAGAAAGCTTGAAGGAGCTTTGTGTGAATGGCAGTGGCATAAGAGAAGTACCTTCCTCGATTGGGATGCTTGAACGACTTCAGctgttgagaatggaagatTGCAAAGATCTCGTGTCTCTTCCAATCAGCGTACGGGGCTTAAAATCTCTCAAGGTTGTTAATATTTCCGGTTGCTTAAAACTCGACAAACTTCCAGAGGATTTGGGCCATATGGAGTGTTTGGTAAAGGTTGATGCGAGTGAAACTTCTATACGAGAATTGCCTTGCTCTATCGGCATGCTTAAAGGACTTTTTTCTATGTCCTTGAGAGATTGCAAACAGCTTTCGTGTCTTCCAACTAGTATAGGTGGTCTAAAGTCTCTCAAATATCTCAATCTTTCTGGTTGCTTGAAGCTTGACAGATTGCCAGATGAGTTGGGTCATATTTCCAGTTTGGAGAAGCTTTATATGGGACGAATTGGCATAAGAGAGGTGCCCCCCTCTATTAGTCTTTTGAAGAATCTCAGAGTATTCTCTCTTGCAGGATATAAAGCAGCTTCATTTGAATCATGGAATATGATGCTCAACCCTCTTCAGTTACTGCGAAAACAAAGCCACATTCAAGCAGGATTATCGTTGTCATGTTTGTTCGGGTTGCATTCATTGATTAAATTGGATTTAAGTGACTGCAATCTTTATGACGAAGCAATGCCCAGTGATTTCGGATGCTTAGCCTCATTGAagaggttggatttgaggaATAATCAAATCGTCAGACTACCTGAGAGCATCGGCCAACTCTCTCGACTTGAGTGGCTCTACTTGGATGGGTGCAGTAAACTTCAGATAGTACCAGAGCTATCATCTGATGCATGGGTAAACGCTTCCAACTGCACGTCATTGGATATAATGGCCAATCGAACAGGACGAAGGAGTTTGTTGCCAAGAGGAAGATATATTAACAGTCTCAACAAGGGGGAGAATGAAAGCTGTGAGAGTGTAGCACTAACATTGCTAGCACGCCACTTTGCGAGTAAAGCATCTTACCAGACATCACGTCAGTTGTTTACTGGCCCTGGGAATGAAATACCAGAGTGGTACAATCACCGAGGAGAGGGGTCTTCTATAACTATAGACCTGCCACTTGGCTGGTTTACTAACTCGTTCATGGGATTCGCCATGTGTGTGGTTTTTGACTCCCTCAACCCACCCCGCTATTTGGATTGGTGGGCCATTGATTGGTCAATGACAGCCATTGGTAAATCCTCAAGTGTGTACGGACAGAGCCAGTTCCCACTATTTGAGAAAAAGTGGGGTCAACCTGTGGGGGATCACATTTGGTTCCATTACGTGAGTCATGATCATTTCAAAGGAGATTTTCAAGATATCAAGTATGAGCttaaattctcatttgaacACAACTGGGAAACTGTGCGAAGGAAGAAGTGTGGTGTCCGTGTGGTATATGAGGAAGATGCGGAGAAGATTCGGCAAACATATTTGAAGCAAGGCATGGGCAATAATACCAAGCGAGGTCTTCAACCCCTCTGTGATGATGTTGCATCTAGTAGTACTGCAGGCCTGCAGCACAGGCTCATTCAAAAGGAGTTAAACTGCGCCACCTTGATGGTGCGGAACCAGTGGAAGCCCTAA